The DNA region CCGGCGGAATAGATGCCGCCGGCACGCGGCAGTTCGACGGTCACGGCGTAGCGACCGACTCCGAAGATGAGCGTGGGCGCCTTGATGTAACCGAAGATCATCACGGTCCCTGCGACCAACGCGATCGAGAAGAACACCAACAGCTGGAGCTTTATCCGCCTCGTCAAAATCACGTCAGGACCCCTGATTCAACTGGTAAGGAATGATGAGCGGGTTTCCAGCCGTGTACGGACTGGGGAGTTGACCTATGGTTCGGCCCCAGCGCATCTCGAGCTCGGTCAGCTTGCCCTCGAACCGAGTTCCGGTGAACATCGCCGCGTCGATCCGACTGAGGGTCAGGTCGAAGATTCCGGTCAGGTTCACGTAATCGCCGCGCACCCAATTTTCGATGGTCTCCTTGGGGAACGGATACGTCGAGAGGTAGCTCAGTGATCGGGTCATCGCGGGCCCCGCGTCGGCCAGCGACTTGAGCACCGGTCCGACGTCGTGGAGTTCCTTGACGACGTTGCCCTTGCTTCGGTTCACTGCATCGGCCGCAAGCTCGCTGAAGTTGCCGAATTCAGCGAAAGCGTCAGTCAGGTCGCCCCGCTCGTCGCTGAGCACTTCCAACGCGTCCGGAATGGTCTTCAGTGCCTTGTCGACGACGGGCTGCTGCGCGGCGAACTGCCCCGCGACGGCATTGAGGCTATCGGCGGCCGCGATGATGTCGTCCTTCTGGACATCGAGTTCACCGACGAAGACGTTGATTTGCTCCAGGAAACTGCGCATGTCCTGTTCGCGGCCCTTGAACGCGGTACTGAACGTCCGCGTGATGTCGTGGACCTGCCCCAGACCGCCGCCGTTGAACAGCATGGACACCGCGGCCAATGTCTGCTCTGTCGTCGGATAACTGGCGTCGCTCTCCAGCGGTATCAGAGATCCGTTCTGCAGCTTGCCTTCCGGCTTCTCATGCACTGGCGGGGCGAGCTCGATGTGCAACGTTCCCAGCAGGCTGGTCTGTCCGATCTTGACCGTTGCGTTCGCCGGAAGCTCGACGTTCCCGTTGAGGGTCATGGTGACCAGCGCGTGCCAGCCTTGCCGTTCGATATCGCTGACGTTGCCGACGGTGACGTCGCCGACGCGCACCCGTGAGTTCCGCTCCAGGTTGGTGACCTGAGGCAATTGCGCCTGCACCCGGTACGCGCCGGATCCACCACCTTCGGTGCCCGGCAACGGCAGCGTATTGACACCACGCCAGCCGCAACCCGACAGCGCGGCGACCAATGCCAGCAGCACCAGCGCCACCAGGACGCGTCGCCGCGGACCGGCCGTCATGAGCCCGCCCCGGCGGGAACCATCAGTCCGGGCAATCCGGCCGCGGGATCGGTGGCAGGCGGTCCGGGCCGGCCGGGATCCGAGTCTGCGTCACCCTCGGCGGACAGCGGCGTGTGCGCCGGTGGCGGCGCGGGCCGGTAGTCGGGCCGCAGCCAATCCTCGCTGTGGGTGATCTCGTTCGGTCGTGCCACGGCGCCGACCACCGGATTGAGTCCGATGGGCGGAAAGTTGTACTGCCGGTTCTTGATGATCGGCGCCAGGTACTGGACGCACAACTTGGCCGACTGCTCCGCGTTGAGTCGAGAGGCCGCCTGCAGCGCTCCGCACAGGAACGAGACCGGATTGGCGAAGTTGTTCACGGCCAGGATGCCGGTGGCCGCGGCATTGCCCGGCGGGAAGATGTTCACGAAGTTCTGCAATCCGTTGGGAAGAACGTGCAAGGCCTGCTTGACGTCGCCGAGGCTTTCGTCGACGGCGGTGCTGATCGATGCCAGCTTGTCCGAGGAGGTGCCGAGTGCCTCGCGGTTCTCCGCGACGAACTCTCGGACGTCATCGGCCGCGGTGAAGATGTCGCTGATGGCCTGACCGAACTCGTCGTGGTCGTTGGCCAACACCGAGGTGGCGCTTGCCAGATTCCGATTGAGTTGACCCATCAGATCTGTGCTCGACTGCAGGGCCGTCACCAGAATCGACAGATTCTTCACGGTCCCGAAGATGTCGGTGCTGTGGTCACCGAGCGCGGAGAACGCCTGAGCCAGTTTCGTCAACGTGTCGCGGATCTCGGCACCCTGACCGCGCAGGTTGGCGGCGGCGGTGTTGATGAACCCGCCCAGCGGGCTCACGCCCTCGGCGAGGGTCGGTTGCAGAGTCTCGGTCAGCGTCTGCAACTGTTCACGAAAATCGTCCCACTCCACCGGAACCGCGGTGCGCTCCGTCGGGATCACCCCGTTGTCGGGGAACTCAGGCCCGCCGGTGAACACCGGCGTCAACTGGATGGCGCGTGCCGAGACCAACTGCGGAGAGATGATCACCGCCTGCACGTCGGCGGGGACCTTGTACTTGCCGCTCACCCAGAAGCTGATCTTTGCGCGGTCGGGTTGCGGTTCGATGGTGTCGATCTCGCCGACCGGGACGCCCAGTACCCGAATCTCGTCGCCGGGGAAAATGCCATTGCTGTTCGCGAAATACGCCACCACATGGGTGCGTCCGGTCTGCGGCACCGTACGCACCGCGACGACGACGGCCACCACCAGGGAAAACGCCACGGCGATCGCCAGGGCGACGCGCACGTTCGCTTTGGCGCCGTTCATCGCTGCGCTCCGTCGGTCGCTGGTGTTGATTCCGCATTCGGCGGCGGGGGCATGATCGCCGGCGGGCCGGGCGGCGGCCCACCGGGTGCGGGCGCCGGCAGCGGCTCGCGGTACGGATAGCGTAGATCTCCGGGATTTCCGGTGATCGCCTCAGGCACAGTGAGTTTCGGCTCGCCACCCTGGCCCGTCCGGGGGAAGGGCATTGGTAGGGGCGGCGTGGCGGGCTGGCCTACCTGAGGATCAACGCGTTCGGTGGGCAGCAGAACATTCGGATCCAACCCCAGGTCCGAGAATGCTGCGTCGATGAACGGTTGAATGAACTGTCCGGGCAACACGTTGGCCAGGATCGCCTTGAAGTACGGACCCGAGGCCACCGACTCGCCCAAGGACATGGCATAGGAGTTGAGCAGCTTGATGGCCTTTTGGATCCGCTCCTTGCGGCCCTCGATTATCGCCAGGGCCCCGTTGAACTTGTTCAGCGCCGGCCGCAGCGTCTCACGGTTGTCCGCGACCAGCCCCGAGACCTGCCGCGACAGCGCCGAGATATCACCGGAGAACCGGTCCAGGGCAGTGCTTTGCGTCTGTAACTGTGCCAACAATGCGTTCGTGTCGGCGATCAAACCGACCACCTCGTCGGTGCGCTTGGCCAATACGCCGGTCACCGTGTTGGCGTTCTCCAGCAGCCCGCGCAGTTGCGCATCGCGCTCGTTGAGCGTCTGTGAGAAACGCGCCGCACCCGCCACGGCAGCCTGCAGATCGGGCGCGGTGTTCTGAAACGTCTGCGCCAGCGTCGTCAGCGATTCGTTGAGCTGGTCGGTGTGCAACTCGCCGATGGTGTCCGCGAGATCCCCCAGCGCGTCGGGCAGCTGGTAGGCCGAGGTGGTGCGGTCCAACGGTATTGGACCCCCGAGCTTTCCGTCTCCCCGTGGGGTGACCTCCAGGATCTTGGCGCCGAGCAGGCTCTTGGTCTTCACAGCGGCTTCGGCGCGATCGCCGAGATCGACGTCGTCGTTGACCTTGAACTTGACCACCACGCTGGTGCCCTCCAGGTCGACGACCTCCACCTCGCCGACCCGCAGTCCGGCCACCTGCACAGCGGCGCCCGTCTTCAGACCGCCGGCTTCGGCGAAGTACGCGCTGTACTCGGTGCCGGAATCGAAGAACGGTAGGTGCTTGTACTGCAACGCTCCCAGCGTGACCACGGCGGTCACCGCCACCCCGACCACGCCGACGATCCCGACGTTGCGTTCAGAGAAGTGTTTCATTTCGCAGCGCACCGTCCCGTGTCCTGGGTTGCGAGTTTGACGTAGACAGGCTGGCCGCCCTTGCCGTTGACCTTCAGCATCAGGTCGCAGATGTAGTACGAGAAGTAGTCGCCGTGCATGCCCTGTCGGGCGAGTCGCTGATAGGCGTCGGGCAGCGTCTCCAGGAGGTTGTCGACATATTCGTGGTCCGCGACCACCAGGCCGCTAACTCGATCCGACTGTTCCACCACGGTTTTCAACGGAGCCCGCGCCTGGCCGAGCATGTCTGCCACGGAGTGTGAGACCGCGCTGGTGTGGGCGATGGCAGCGCTCACGTCTGTCTTGCGACTTGCCAAGGCGCCGATGAGTTCCGATAGCGAGTCGACCGCCTTCGCGAACTGGTCGCCCTGGTCGCCCAGCGATGCCAGTACGGTATCGAGATTGCCGATGACCTGCCCGATCAGCGCGTCGCGGTCGGCCAGGGTGTCGGTCAGGGCGGCCGTCTGCGAGAGGAAGGAACTGATGGTCGTACCCTGGCCCTGGAATACGTCGACCAACTGACCCGTGAGCAAGTTCACCTGCTCGGGATCGAGCGCACGGAACAACGGACGGAAACCACCGATCAGTGCGTCGAGGTCCAGTGCCGGTTCCGTACGGTCCTGCGGTATCACCTGTCCGGCGGCGAGCCGCTGAAGGCTGCCAGTGCCTTCGCGGAGCTCCAGGAACCGGCCGCCGATCGGATTGTCGTATCGAATGGCCGCTTCGGAACCCCCAGTGAGGACCACCGAGTCGTCGGCGGTGAACTCGACCACCGCCAAACGCTGTTCGTTGAGCACGATGTTCTTCACCTTGCCGACCTCTACGCCGGCAATACGGACGAAGTCGCCCGCCTCGAGGCCACTCACGTTCGTGAAGTCGGCGCGGTAGCTGGTTTCCTTCTGAAACCGGAGTTGCGCGAAGAGCGTCAGCAGGGCAAACGTGCCCAGCAGACAGACCAGTACAAAGAGTCCCAGACGCCAGATCACGCCCCCGAGCTTTTCTCTCACCGCGTCATCTCTCTATCGTTCATTCGGTCACGCTCGGAGGCGGGTCCTGCTGCGCAGGAGCGGGGTTGGTTCCCGGCCCGGTGCCATAGGGTGGCGGCGGGTTCGGTACACCGGGCACCGGGGGTGGTGGCGCTCCGGGCGGTGGGCCGGCCCACAGCGGTGTTCCGTCCGGTCCGAAAAGCGGTGCCCCGTACGGGGGTGCCCCGGGGTAGGGCACCGGACCGATGGCCGGCGGTCCGTCACCCCGGACGCTCGGCTGTTCCGGCACACCGCGGGTGGCGGGCAGCCAATTGACCCAGGACGGGCTGCCGATTCCCGGATTCGGACGGATGTCGAGGCCCGTTCCCCATCCAGTGTTGGTGACCAGCTGGCGGACCGGGAAGTTCTGATGCGGGTAGGGCAGCGATCCACAGCCGGGCTTGCCATCGGGGCCGCCCTTTGCTGCGACGATGGGCAGGTTCTCGGGGAACTTGTACGGGTCCTTCCCGAAGTGCAGTGCGGCGTCGGCGATTTCAGTTCGGCCGTTGCCCCCGAAGGCGCGGTACCCGCCATTGTCGAGGAAGGATTTCGTCCCCACCAGCAGACAGGTGTAGCTGGGGTTGTACTTCAGCAGCAGATCGGTGGTCGGCTCGAGTATGTTGACCGCGTTGACAAAGTTCTCCTTGTTGGGTTCCAAGAAGTCACCTGCGCTCCGCGAGAAGCCGATCACGCTCAGCAGCAACGTATCCAGTTCCTCAGCCTTGTCGGTGATCGTCGCACTGGTAGTGCTGGCGGCATCGAGCGTTGATAGGATGTCGTCCGCAGCAGCGGAATAGGTGTCGCCGAAGTCCTTGAGCGACCGGAAGTTTTCCGCGACTTGACCCATCCGCGGGTTGACGGCCAGCAGGACCTCGTTCGCATCGGTAGTCGCCTGACCGATGCGTTCGCCCTGTCCTCGCACGCCTTCGGCGAACGCGCTGAGCACCGCGTTGAGCTTCGAGGGGTCGACTTGGTCCAGCACTCCCAGCAGGCTCTGGAACACCGTGTTGACCTCGGTGCTGACGTTGCGTGATTGCAACACCGCACCCGCCACGAGTCCGCTCGGACTGGGATTGGCCGGGGGGATCAACTCGACGTACTTGGCGCCGAAAGCCGTCGTCGCACGGATCTCCGCCAGCACATTGGACGGAATTGCGGCGGCCTGATCCGGAAAGATGTCCAGTTTGAGGCTCACTGGATGTCGGCCACCTTCGATACCCGCCACCCGCCCCACCTGCACGCCGAGCATCTTGACCTTGGCCCCGGACTCCATGACGAGGCCGGCGCGGTCCGAGGTCAGCGTGACCGGGACGAACTTGCGGAATGTGCCCGCGAACAGGCCGGCGCTCAACAGCACCGCCACGATCACCACGCCCACCAGAAACGCCGACCACCAGACCGGGTGAATGCGGGTGTACAGACTCTTGTTGTTCATAGTCGCTAACCCGAGAGGTTGAAGTTGCCGGATTGTCCGTAGATGGCCAAGGAGACCAGCAGCACCGCCAACGCCGTAGCGACCAACGAGGTGCGCACGGCACGCCCTACTGCCTCGCCGACCCCGGCCGGGCCGCCGGACGCGGTGAACCCGTAATAGGTGTGGACCAGCATGATGACCACGGCCATCGTGACGGCGAGGAAGAAGGACCAGATCAGGTCGGTCGGGCTCAGGAAGGTGTTGAAGTAGTGGTCATACACGCCGGAGGACTGGCCGTACACCGCGGTCGTTCCGAATCGCGCAGCGAAGAATGACATGAGGATCGCCACGCAGTACAGCGGGATCACGACGATGATTCCGGAGATGACTCGGGTCGAGGCCAGGTAGGCGACCGACCGGATGCCCATCACCTCCAGTGCGTCGATCTCCTCGTTGATCCGCATTGCCCCCAACTGGGCCGTCGCCCCGGCGCCGATGGTCGCCGCCAGCCCGATTCCCGCCGTCAGCGGGGCGATCAAGCGGACGTTGAAGTACGCCGACGCGAAGCCGGTCAGCGCTTCCACTCCGACCTGTGAGAATTGGTTGTATCCCTGGACAGCCACCAACGCACCGGTGGTCAGTGTCAGGAACCCGACGATGACCACGGTTCCGCCGATCACCGCCAATGCCCCACTGCCCAATCCCATCTGAGCGATCAGGCGCAGCAGTTCGGTCCGGTACCGACGGAAGACCTCACCCGTGGAAACCAACGTCTCGACGAAAAACTGGGTCTGTACACCCAGCTTGATCCAGCCGCCGGTCCAGCGGCGCAGCCGTCGTTCCAGGCGCGGGAAGATGGTACGCGC from Mycolicibacterium sp. MU0053 includes:
- a CDS encoding MCE family protein, translating into MTAGPRRRVLVALVLLALVAALSGCGWRGVNTLPLPGTEGGGSGAYRVQAQLPQVTNLERNSRVRVGDVTVGNVSDIERQGWHALVTMTLNGNVELPANATVKIGQTSLLGTLHIELAPPVHEKPEGKLQNGSLIPLESDASYPTTEQTLAAVSMLFNGGGLGQVHDITRTFSTAFKGREQDMRSFLEQINVFVGELDVQKDDIIAAADSLNAVAGQFAAQQPVVDKALKTIPDALEVLSDERGDLTDAFAEFGNFSELAADAVNRSKGNVVKELHDVGPVLKSLADAGPAMTRSLSYLSTYPFPKETIENWVRGDYVNLTGIFDLTLSRIDAAMFTGTRFEGKLTELEMRWGRTIGQLPSPYTAGNPLIIPYQLNQGS
- a CDS encoding MCE family protein → MNGAKANVRVALAIAVAFSLVVAVVVAVRTVPQTGRTHVVAYFANSNGIFPGDEIRVLGVPVGEIDTIEPQPDRAKISFWVSGKYKVPADVQAVIISPQLVSARAIQLTPVFTGGPEFPDNGVIPTERTAVPVEWDDFREQLQTLTETLQPTLAEGVSPLGGFINTAAANLRGQGAEIRDTLTKLAQAFSALGDHSTDIFGTVKNLSILVTALQSSTDLMGQLNRNLASATSVLANDHDEFGQAISDIFTAADDVREFVAENREALGTSSDKLASISTAVDESLGDVKQALHVLPNGLQNFVNIFPPGNAAATGILAVNNFANPVSFLCGALQAASRLNAEQSAKLCVQYLAPIIKNRQYNFPPIGLNPVVGAVARPNEITHSEDWLRPDYRPAPPPAHTPLSAEGDADSDPGRPGPPATDPAAGLPGLMVPAGAGS
- a CDS encoding MCE family protein, which produces MKHFSERNVGIVGVVGVAVTAVVTLGALQYKHLPFFDSGTEYSAYFAEAGGLKTGAAVQVAGLRVGEVEVVDLEGTSVVVKFKVNDDVDLGDRAEAAVKTKSLLGAKILEVTPRGDGKLGGPIPLDRTTSAYQLPDALGDLADTIGELHTDQLNESLTTLAQTFQNTAPDLQAAVAGAARFSQTLNERDAQLRGLLENANTVTGVLAKRTDEVVGLIADTNALLAQLQTQSTALDRFSGDISALSRQVSGLVADNRETLRPALNKFNGALAIIEGRKERIQKAIKLLNSYAMSLGESVASGPYFKAILANVLPGQFIQPFIDAAFSDLGLDPNVLLPTERVDPQVGQPATPPLPMPFPRTGQGGEPKLTVPEAITGNPGDLRYPYREPLPAPAPGGPPPGPPAIMPPPPNAESTPATDGAQR
- a CDS encoding MCE family protein, with the protein product MREKLGGVIWRLGLFVLVCLLGTFALLTLFAQLRFQKETSYRADFTNVSGLEAGDFVRIAGVEVGKVKNIVLNEQRLAVVEFTADDSVVLTGGSEAAIRYDNPIGGRFLELREGTGSLQRLAAGQVIPQDRTEPALDLDALIGGFRPLFRALDPEQVNLLTGQLVDVFQGQGTTISSFLSQTAALTDTLADRDALIGQVIGNLDTVLASLGDQGDQFAKAVDSLSELIGALASRKTDVSAAIAHTSAVSHSVADMLGQARAPLKTVVEQSDRVSGLVVADHEYVDNLLETLPDAYQRLARQGMHGDYFSYYICDLMLKVNGKGGQPVYVKLATQDTGRCAAK
- a CDS encoding MCE family protein → MNNKSLYTRIHPVWWSAFLVGVVIVAVLLSAGLFAGTFRKFVPVTLTSDRAGLVMESGAKVKMLGVQVGRVAGIEGGRHPVSLKLDIFPDQAAAIPSNVLAEIRATTAFGAKYVELIPPANPSPSGLVAGAVLQSRNVSTEVNTVFQSLLGVLDQVDPSKLNAVLSAFAEGVRGQGERIGQATTDANEVLLAVNPRMGQVAENFRSLKDFGDTYSAAADDILSTLDAASTTSATITDKAEELDTLLLSVIGFSRSAGDFLEPNKENFVNAVNILEPTTDLLLKYNPSYTCLLVGTKSFLDNGGYRAFGGNGRTEIADAALHFGKDPYKFPENLPIVAAKGGPDGKPGCGSLPYPHQNFPVRQLVTNTGWGTGLDIRPNPGIGSPSWVNWLPATRGVPEQPSVRGDGPPAIGPVPYPGAPPYGAPLFGPDGTPLWAGPPPGAPPPPVPGVPNPPPPYGTGPGTNPAPAQQDPPPSVTE